The Deltaproteobacteria bacterium genome window below encodes:
- a CDS encoding aminotransferase class V-fold PLP-dependent enzyme produces the protein MMIYLDNAATSFPKPESVYRRIDEVLREKGGNPGKASHTLAIEASRVVFRARESLALLMGVPDSSRIIFTKNATEAINIALKGLLKPGDHLVTSTFEHNAVARCVLRLERSGVEATRVPPDKEGLLSPASIGAAMRRNTRMVVISHASNVFGAIQPLEEIGKICKAKGVMFMTDAAQTMGAMPLDVRGMGVNILAATGHKALFGPQGTGFLYVEEGIEPEPLVDGGSGGEGAHAAELPERLEAGTLNTPGIGGLGAGVEFLLSEKLPKIKAREEELVAMVLKGLSGMERVSLIGPRDASRRAALVSFNIEGVSPSEAGLRLDQEFGIMARCGTHCAPEAHRQAGTWPEGSIRVSPGYFTAEGEIEALIRAVKKLASK, from the coding sequence TTGATGATTTACCTCGATAATGCCGCGACTTCCTTCCCCAAGCCTGAATCGGTCTACCGGAGGATAGACGAGGTCTTGAGGGAAAAGGGCGGGAACCCCGGAAAAGCGAGCCACACGCTCGCAATAGAGGCGAGCCGCGTCGTCTTCAGGGCCAGGGAGTCCCTGGCCCTGCTTATGGGCGTCCCTGACTCCTCCAGGATAATATTCACCAAGAACGCCACCGAGGCCATAAATATCGCCTTGAAGGGTTTACTTAAGCCCGGCGACCACCTTGTCACCTCCACATTCGAGCACAACGCGGTCGCAAGGTGCGTCCTGAGGCTCGAGAGATCCGGGGTGGAGGCGACACGGGTTCCGCCGGATAAGGAGGGGTTACTTTCGCCGGCCTCGATAGGGGCCGCAATGAGGCGGAATACCAGGATGGTCGTGATCTCCCATGCCTCGAACGTATTCGGCGCGATACAGCCCCTTGAGGAGATAGGGAAGATATGCAAGGCGAAGGGCGTTATGTTCATGACCGACGCCGCGCAGACAATGGGGGCCATGCCGCTGGACGTAAGAGGCATGGGCGTTAATATCCTTGCGGCGACCGGTCACAAGGCCCTTTTCGGCCCGCAGGGCACGGGTTTCCTGTATGTCGAGGAAGGGATCGAGCCCGAGCCCCTTGTCGACGGCGGCTCAGGCGGCGAGGGCGCGCACGCGGCGGAGCTCCCCGAGAGGCTTGAGGCCGGGACCCTCAATACCCCCGGAATAGGCGGACTTGGCGCTGGCGTTGAATTCCTCCTTTCGGAGAAGCTTCCGAAGATAAAGGCCAGGGAAGAGGAGCTCGTGGCCATGGTCCTCAAGGGCCTGTCAGGTATGGAAAGGGTCTCCCTAATAGGGCCCCGGGACGCATCCAGGAGGGCCGCGCTCGTCTCCTTTAATATCGAAGGCGTATCTCCCTCCGAGGCCGGGCTCAGGCTCGACCAGGAATTCGGCATTATGGCGAGGTGCGGCACGCACTGCGCGCCCGAGGCGCACAGGCAGGCAGGCACCTGGCCCGAAGGCTCGATACGGGTGAGCCCCGGATATTTTACGGCCGAAGGGGAGATAGAGGCTCTCATACGGGCAGTAAAAAAGCTGGCATCGAAGTAG
- the rsmA gene encoding 16S rRNA (adenine(1518)-N(6)/adenine(1519)-N(6))-dimethyltransferase RsmA gives MSSATHKGGTRPTRPKKRYGQHFLTDKNIVRKIVSAAEVSEGELVLEIGPGTGVLTEALVQAGARVLAIEVDEELAAGIRERFPADKVEVIRGDALKLSFRELGERHGKLKLVANLPYYISGPVLAKLLEEREAFTIMVLMFQKEVGERIVSGPGSRDYGILSVLAQAYTDVKKEFDVPARLFFPKPKVDSTVLSFRVLGSPKVPLVDERFFKAVVRAAFGTRRKMLVNSLALVGLQKPDIEAALREAGIDPGRRGETLDLNDFGRLTRALHERKKDGPMQ, from the coding sequence ATGTCTTCAGCCACGCATAAAGGCGGCACACGTCCGACAAGACCCAAGAAGAGGTACGGGCAGCACTTCCTTACCGATAAGAACATCGTCAGGAAAATAGTCTCAGCCGCGGAAGTCTCGGAGGGCGAATTGGTCCTGGAGATAGGCCCGGGAACGGGGGTGCTTACCGAGGCGCTCGTCCAGGCCGGCGCGAGGGTCCTCGCCATAGAGGTGGATGAGGAGCTGGCCGCCGGCATAAGGGAGAGATTCCCGGCGGACAAGGTCGAGGTCATAAGGGGCGACGCCTTGAAGCTCTCGTTCAGGGAATTGGGAGAGCGGCACGGGAAACTAAAGCTCGTCGCCAACCTCCCCTATTACATCTCCGGGCCGGTCCTCGCGAAGCTCCTTGAGGAGCGGGAGGCCTTCACTATTATGGTGCTCATGTTCCAGAAGGAGGTCGGAGAGAGGATCGTATCAGGGCCCGGGAGCCGCGATTACGGCATACTCTCGGTCCTTGCACAGGCGTATACGGACGTAAAGAAGGAATTCGACGTGCCTGCCAGGCTATTCTTCCCGAAGCCGAAGGTGGATTCCACTGTTTTGAGCTTCAGGGTGCTGGGCTCTCCGAAGGTGCCCCTTGTAGACGAGCGGTTTTTCAAGGCGGTCGTAAGGGCGGCATTCGGGACCCGACGCAAGATGCTCGTCAATTCGCTCGCCCTTGTCGGCCTTCAAAAGCCCGATATCGAGGCAGCCCTCAGGGAGGCCGGGATAGACCCCGGAAGGCGCGGCGAGACCCTCGATTTGAATGATTTCGGGCGACTTACGCGCGCTCTTCATGAAAGGAAAAAGGATGGGCCAATGCAGTGA
- a CDS encoding DUF502 domain-containing protein, protein MTKHLRGYFITGLLVVVPLYLSIYVVSLIVRFMDSMLNLLPKVAHPHTYLPFHIPGLGIIFTVLSIIIIGVLATNFLGKRVLEFAERIMLKVPVARMIYNATKQFMETFFTHGNQGFRQVVLIEFPRKGLHSMGFMTSRVTNGEIKNKTSEPSMCVFIPTTPNPTSGYFAVVPEKDVILLDMTVEDAFKVIMTGGMVVPPEGKNGIKVVVQNPVVEDLAGNTP, encoded by the coding sequence ATGACAAAACACCTCCGAGGCTATTTCATTACCGGGCTCCTCGTGGTGGTGCCCCTGTACCTCTCCATCTACGTCGTCTCGCTCATAGTCAGGTTCATGGACAGCATGCTGAACCTGCTCCCGAAGGTGGCGCATCCGCATACCTACCTGCCTTTCCACATACCGGGCCTCGGCATAATCTTTACCGTCCTGAGCATTATCATAATAGGCGTCCTCGCGACTAATTTCCTCGGCAAGAGGGTCCTTGAGTTCGCCGAAAGGATAATGCTCAAGGTGCCCGTGGCGAGGATGATATATAACGCTACCAAGCAGTTCATGGAGACCTTCTTTACCCACGGGAACCAGGGCTTCAGGCAGGTCGTTCTTATAGAGTTCCCCAGGAAGGGGCTCCACTCCATGGGTTTCATGACCAGCAGGGTGACAAACGGGGAAATAAAGAATAAGACGAGCGAGCCGTCCATGTGCGTCTTCATCCCGACCACCCCCAACCCCACTTCCGGCTATTTCGCCGTGGTGCCTGAAAAGGACGTCATCTTACTCGATATGACGGTCGAGGACGCATTCAAGGTCATCATGACCGGCGGCATGGTCGTCCCTCCTGAGGGCAAGAACGGGATCAAGGTAGTCGTCCAGAACCCGGTTGTCGAAGACCTGGCAGGCAATACCCCCTGA
- a CDS encoding deoxynucleoside kinase, translated as MEKSQYVAIEGPIGVGKSSLAELLAKELGGRTLLEAVDDNPFLPRFYADIKKYAFQTQLFFLLSRYQQQKEMFQQDLFKTSVVADYLFAKDRIFAYLNLDENELCLYEQVYRLLDTRIPKPDLVIYLQASTGVLLERIAGRGIDYEKQVREDYLEKLVDAYNRYFFYYSDTPLLVVNTTDIDFVNNPADLANLVKEIRSIKGGAQHYIPVASR; from the coding sequence ATGGAAAAATCGCAATACGTAGCCATAGAGGGCCCGATCGGGGTCGGCAAATCGAGCCTTGCCGAGCTCCTCGCAAAGGAGCTCGGAGGGAGGACCCTCCTCGAGGCAGTTGACGATAACCCTTTCCTCCCCAGGTTCTACGCGGACATAAAAAAATACGCGTTCCAGACCCAGCTCTTCTTTCTCCTGAGCCGCTACCAGCAGCAGAAAGAGATGTTCCAGCAGGACCTCTTCAAGACCTCGGTGGTAGCGGACTACCTCTTTGCCAAGGACAGGATATTCGCGTACCTGAACCTCGACGAGAACGAGCTCTGTCTCTACGAGCAGGTCTACAGGCTCCTCGATACGAGGATACCGAAACCGGACCTCGTCATATACCTCCAGGCCTCGACAGGGGTGCTCCTTGAGAGGATAGCCGGCCGGGGCATCGATTACGAGAAGCAGGTCAGGGAAGATTACCTTGAGAAGCTCGTTGACGCCTATAACAGGTATTTCTTCTATTACAGCGACACGCCCCTTCTTGTCGTAAACACGACCGACATAGATTTCGTCAACAACCCCGCCGACCTCGCAAACCTTGTAAAGGAGATAAGGTCCATAAAGGGCGGGGCGCAGCATTACATACCCGTCGCTTCCCGGTAA
- a CDS encoding aspartate 1-decarboxylase, giving the protein MQRMMLKSKIHRATVTDANLDYEGSVAIDEALMEAAGIYEFEQVHIYNIRNGNRLTTYAIKGERGSGIISINGAAAHLAGKGDLVIIASYSVLDESEARKHAPVLVYVDAKNSIKRISAELAAHCL; this is encoded by the coding sequence ATGCAGCGGATGATGCTCAAGAGCAAGATTCACAGGGCCACTGTCACTGACGCCAACCTCGACTACGAGGGCTCGGTCGCGATCGACGAGGCCCTTATGGAGGCTGCCGGCATTTACGAGTTCGAGCAGGTCCATATATACAACATCAGGAACGGAAACCGGCTGACCACCTATGCCATAAAGGGCGAGCGGGGGAGCGGCATTATCTCCATAAACGGGGCTGCGGCCCACCTTGCCGGCAAGGGAGACCTCGTCATAATCGCAAGCTACTCGGTCCTTGATGAGTCGGAAGCCAGGAAGCACGCGCCTGTCCTCGTCTATGTCGACGCGAAGAACTCGATAAAGAGGATAAGCGCGGAGCTCGCGGCCCACTGCCTATGA
- a CDS encoding PAS domain S-box protein translates to MKDEKENKEARGKQEAKRWPGGADIELLSTIFDSAMDGIFVIGMDGKYREVNPAGCTMFGYSREELLSSDISLLLFPEDAPRAFEEIRRQDGVFYQNYRMRRKDGSEAWVGMTVKTVQAGGEEMKLAVKRDVTERKKSLDEIRTSKERLEEKVRRRTAELKSVNRSLEMQILKRVRTEELLHTILKATSSVAGEEFLRTLVRHLAVALEFKYALVAEYVGGMRARTLAFWGKGRFADNFEYALEGTPCESVVNGEVCSYPGRVQEAFPRDRYLAQMEAESYIGVPLVGSDGRALGLLVAIDDKPLQGDQDARALMRLFALRAALELERKRSEDERKKSIEMLNIISDHSGAAILIKDSEGRHIFVNKSFEELFNRKKEEILGLKDNELFPAGTAASFRANDIKALEAGRPVEFEEDVLNPDGRLLTFLSVKFPVPGLPGAICGISTDITERKKIEEALRRSEERLKEAQAIAHIGSWDWDILTNKIHWSDEIYKIFGLDAAEFEATYDAFLSLVHADDRDEVQLAVKEALELGKPYDIRHRVLRRDGTERIVTERAEVVRDPEGKPVRMYGTVQDVTEHKRLEAEILRAQKLDSIGVLAGGIAHDFNNLLLGILGNVSIAKNLVKPADRVAGVLDEIEKAALRTKSLTRQLLTFSRGGEPVREPASMEQIVRDSAPLVLRGSEVVCEYSFPEGLWPVEVDQGQMAQAVSNIVLNAAQSMPDGGRLRVSASNLDVNEQTHLPLKPGKYIKTTFRDYGTGIPVKLLPKLFDPFFTTRKKASGLGLSVTYSIIKKHNGHIGVDSEVGEGTSFHLYLPASAGKPADAASDDTVVKGAGRVLVMDDEELIRDVSGEMLKLLGYEAVFAASGGEAIELFIKARDEGRPFDAVILDLTVPGGLGGKETMQKLKEIDPGVRAIVSSGYSKDPIMADFKNFGFSAVMAKPYRVAEFSRVVKKVVSDEGE, encoded by the coding sequence ATGAAGGACGAAAAGGAAAATAAAGAGGCCCGGGGCAAGCAGGAGGCGAAGCGCTGGCCCGGCGGCGCGGATATCGAGCTGCTCTCGACCATCTTCGATTCCGCGATGGACGGCATATTCGTCATCGGCATGGACGGTAAATATCGAGAGGTGAACCCCGCGGGCTGCACCATGTTCGGGTACTCGCGGGAAGAGCTCCTTTCATCCGACATAAGCCTCCTCCTTTTCCCCGAGGACGCCCCCAGGGCCTTCGAGGAGATAAGGAGGCAGGACGGGGTGTTCTACCAGAATTACAGGATGAGGAGAAAGGACGGCTCCGAGGCCTGGGTGGGCATGACCGTAAAGACCGTCCAGGCCGGGGGCGAGGAGATGAAGCTCGCAGTCAAAAGGGACGTTACGGAGCGGAAAAAGTCCCTCGACGAGATAAGGACCTCCAAGGAGCGGCTGGAAGAGAAGGTCAGGAGGCGCACGGCCGAGCTTAAGTCCGTCAACAGGTCCCTCGAGATGCAGATACTTAAGAGGGTAAGGACGGAAGAGCTCCTTCACACTATCCTCAAGGCGACCTCGTCGGTGGCGGGGGAAGAGTTCCTCCGTACACTCGTCCGCCATCTCGCAGTCGCGCTGGAGTTCAAGTATGCGCTCGTCGCCGAGTACGTCGGCGGGATGAGGGCCAGGACCCTGGCGTTCTGGGGCAAGGGGCGTTTCGCGGATAATTTCGAATACGCGCTCGAAGGCACCCCCTGCGAGAGCGTCGTCAATGGCGAGGTCTGCTCTTATCCGGGCCGCGTGCAGGAGGCCTTTCCCAGGGACCGGTATCTCGCCCAGATGGAGGCCGAGAGCTATATTGGCGTGCCGCTGGTGGGTTCGGACGGCAGGGCGCTGGGCCTCCTTGTGGCCATAGACGACAAGCCACTTCAGGGGGACCAGGACGCGAGGGCCCTCATGCGGCTTTTCGCGCTCAGGGCCGCCCTTGAGCTCGAAAGGAAGAGGTCCGAGGACGAGAGGAAGAAGTCCATCGAAATGCTCAATATCATATCCGACCATTCCGGCGCGGCGATATTGATAAAGGACTCGGAAGGCAGGCACATATTCGTAAACAAGTCCTTCGAGGAACTCTTCAACAGAAAAAAAGAGGAAATACTCGGCCTCAAGGACAACGAGCTATTTCCAGCCGGGACTGCCGCGAGCTTCCGTGCGAATGACATAAAGGCGCTTGAGGCTGGCAGGCCAGTCGAGTTCGAGGAGGATGTGCTCAATCCGGACGGCAGGCTCCTCACCTTTCTTTCCGTCAAGTTCCCGGTTCCTGGGCTGCCGGGCGCGATCTGCGGCATATCGACCGACATAACCGAAAGGAAGAAGATCGAAGAGGCGTTAAGAAGGAGCGAGGAACGGCTCAAGGAGGCCCAGGCCATAGCGCACATCGGGAGCTGGGATTGGGACATACTGACCAACAAGATACACTGGTCGGACGAGATATACAAGATATTCGGCCTCGATGCCGCGGAATTCGAGGCCACGTACGACGCCTTTCTCTCTCTCGTCCACGCGGACGACAGGGACGAGGTGCAGCTTGCGGTGAAGGAGGCCTTAGAGCTCGGCAAGCCTTACGACATCCGGCACAGGGTCCTCCGGCGCGACGGGACCGAGCGCATCGTGACCGAGCGGGCCGAGGTCGTGAGGGACCCCGAAGGGAAGCCGGTCCGCATGTACGGCACTGTCCAGGACGTGACCGAGCACAAGAGGCTTGAGGCCGAGATACTGAGGGCGCAGAAGCTCGACTCCATCGGCGTCCTCGCCGGGGGCATAGCCCACGACTTCAATAACCTCCTCCTGGGCATTCTGGGGAACGTCTCAATAGCCAAGAACCTGGTGAAGCCTGCCGACAGGGTCGCGGGCGTCCTCGACGAGATAGAGAAGGCGGCGCTCCGGACGAAGAGCCTTACACGCCAGCTCCTTACATTCTCAAGGGGAGGGGAGCCGGTACGGGAGCCGGCCTCGATGGAGCAGATAGTGCGGGATTCGGCTCCCCTGGTGTTGCGGGGCTCGGAGGTGGTCTGCGAATACTCGTTCCCGGAGGGGCTCTGGCCCGTCGAGGTCGACCAGGGGCAGATGGCCCAAGCCGTGAGCAACATAGTCCTTAACGCGGCCCAGTCCATGCCCGACGGCGGAAGACTCAGGGTGAGCGCCTCGAACCTCGATGTGAACGAGCAGACGCACCTGCCCCTCAAGCCGGGCAAATACATAAAGACGACCTTCAGGGACTACGGGACCGGCATTCCCGTAAAGCTCCTCCCCAAGCTCTTCGACCCGTTCTTCACGACACGGAAAAAGGCGAGCGGCCTCGGGCTATCGGTCACCTATTCGATAATAAAAAAGCACAACGGCCACATAGGGGTGGACTCGGAAGTGGGCGAGGGCACCTCCTTCCATCTGTACCTGCCCGCGTCTGCCGGGAAGCCGGCTGACGCGGCCTCTGACGACACGGTCGTAAAGGGCGCGGGCAGGGTTTTAGTCATGGACGACGAGGAGCTCATACGGGACGTTTCGGGCGAGATGCTGAAGCTCCTCGGATATGAGGCCGTCTTCGCCGCAAGCGGCGGCGAGGCGATAGAGCTTTTCATAAAGGCCAGGGACGAGGGCAGGCCCTTCGATGCCGTGATACTCGACCTTACGGTCCCCGGAGGCCTTGGCGGCAAGGAGACCATGCAGAAGCTGAAGGAGATAGACCCGGGAGTAAGGGCCATAGTCTCCAGCGGCTACTCCAAGGACCCGATAATGGCGGACTTTAAAAATTTCGGGTTCTCTGCCGTCATGGCCAAGCCGTACAGGGTGGCCGAGTTCAGCAGGGTCGTAAAGAAGGTCGTAAGCGACGAAGGGGAATGA
- the panC gene encoding pantoate--beta-alanine ligase: MIKVVSISEMREASIEARSKGQAVVLVPTMGYLHEGHRALLKKGRAEGGLLVMSLFVNPSQFGPAEDFASYPRDLDRDLKIASEEGVDFVFAPEAGEMYPPGFRTWVEVEKLSDRLCGASRPGHFRGVATVVLKLFNAVQPQKAVFGLKDFQQFRIIERMVRDLDIPVEILGVETVREPDGLAMSSRNSYLTPEERRVARAIPDSLRAAREAIGAGVRESLEIVEKVKKIIEREPLAVIEYVNICDGESLEDSEEVASGSVLFIAVRIGKARLIDNMKLVQ; this comes from the coding sequence ATGATAAAAGTTGTAAGTATAAGCGAAATGCGCGAGGCCTCTATCGAGGCGCGCTCAAAGGGGCAGGCCGTAGTCCTGGTGCCGACCATGGGGTATCTGCACGAAGGCCATAGGGCGCTTCTTAAAAAAGGCAGGGCCGAAGGGGGCCTGCTCGTAATGAGCCTCTTCGTAAACCCCTCTCAGTTCGGCCCTGCAGAGGATTTTGCCTCCTATCCGAGGGACCTTGATAGGGACCTTAAGATAGCGTCCGAAGAGGGAGTGGACTTTGTATTCGCGCCCGAAGCCGGGGAGATGTACCCTCCGGGTTTCCGGACCTGGGTGGAGGTCGAGAAGCTTTCGGACAGGCTCTGCGGCGCTTCGAGGCCCGGCCATTTCAGGGGGGTCGCAACGGTGGTTCTAAAGCTTTTTAACGCTGTCCAGCCTCAGAAGGCCGTATTCGGGCTAAAGGATTTTCAGCAGTTCCGGATTATAGAGAGGATGGTGCGGGACTTGGATATCCCGGTCGAGATACTAGGGGTCGAGACCGTAAGGGAGCCTGACGGCCTTGCCATGAGCTCCCGGAACTCGTACCTTACGCCTGAGGAGAGGAGGGTCGCTCGCGCCATCCCGGACTCACTCAGGGCAGCCCGCGAGGCAATAGGGGCCGGAGTGCGGGAAAGCCTGGAAATTGTCGAAAAAGTGAAAAAAATCATAGAGAGAGAGCCGCTCGCCGTGATAGAATATGTTAATATATGCGACGGCGAATCGCTTGAGGACTCCGAAGAGGTCGCAAGCGGCTCCGTTCTTTTCATCGCGGTCAGGATAGGGAAGGCGAGGCTCATAGACAATATGAAGCTCGTGCAATAA
- the tsaD gene encoding tRNA (adenosine(37)-N6)-threonylcarbamoyltransferase complex transferase subunit TsaD, whose protein sequence is MIILGIESSCDDTAASVLQNGRVVLSSVVASQESIHAKYGGVVPELASRRHIEAIVPVVEEALSSAGKALDDIDGIAVTQGPGLVGSLLIGLSFAKSLSLARGLPLTGVNHIEAHAHAAFLTDKEGEGEGPGFPFVALIVSGGHTTLLLFEDATEYKVLGQTLDDSAGEAFDKVAKLLGLGYPGGAAIDRLARDGDKGAVDFPRPLMAKGNLDFSFSGLKTSMLTYVKNLAGPPTEALLKDLSASFQEAVVDALVTKALWTLRATGAKDLVAAGGVASNSRFRARLAEMAEEEGLRLFIPSPRYCTDNAAMVASLGFHQLKKGMLAGLDMNAKPTWEGF, encoded by the coding sequence ATGATAATCCTCGGCATAGAATCGTCATGCGACGACACGGCCGCTTCCGTGCTGCAGAACGGGCGTGTAGTGCTCTCGTCAGTAGTTGCATCGCAGGAGTCCATACACGCGAAATACGGGGGCGTTGTCCCTGAGCTCGCATCCCGGAGGCACATAGAGGCCATAGTGCCGGTAGTGGAAGAGGCCCTCTCCTCGGCCGGAAAGGCCCTGGACGACATCGACGGTATAGCCGTGACGCAGGGGCCAGGGCTCGTGGGCTCCTTGCTTATAGGCCTCTCCTTCGCCAAGTCGCTTTCACTTGCAAGGGGGCTTCCTCTCACGGGCGTAAACCATATCGAGGCGCACGCGCACGCGGCCTTCCTCACGGATAAGGAAGGGGAGGGCGAAGGGCCGGGCTTCCCCTTTGTCGCGCTCATCGTCTCCGGGGGGCATACAACGCTCCTTCTCTTCGAGGACGCTACTGAATACAAGGTGCTCGGCCAGACCCTCGACGACTCTGCGGGCGAGGCCTTTGACAAAGTCGCGAAGCTACTGGGGCTCGGGTATCCAGGAGGCGCGGCGATAGACAGGCTCGCCCGCGATGGGGACAAGGGGGCGGTCGATTTCCCGAGGCCGCTCATGGCCAAAGGCAACCTGGACTTCAGCTTCAGCGGGCTCAAGACCTCGATGCTCACCTATGTCAAAAACCTCGCCGGTCCGCCGACGGAAGCGCTTTTAAAAGACCTCTCCGCGAGCTTCCAGGAGGCCGTCGTGGACGCTCTAGTAACCAAGGCGCTCTGGACCCTCCGGGCTACAGGCGCAAAGGACCTCGTGGCAGCCGGAGGTGTAGCCTCGAATTCGCGGTTCAGGGCAAGGCTTGCGGAGATGGCCGAAGAAGAGGGGCTTAGGCTCTTCATCCCTTCGCCCAGGTACTGCACAGACAACGCCGCGATGGTCGCGTCCCTCGGATTCCACCAGCTTAAGAAAGGCATGCTGGCTGGCCTCGACATGAACGCAAAGCCCACCTGGGAGGGGTTCTGA
- the panB gene encoding 3-methyl-2-oxobutanoate hydroxymethyltransferase, producing the protein MKKYTAAEIMKMKRDGRKIPVLTAYDFATARILDEAGIPLLLVGDSAGMVEAGYETTLPVTVEEIIYHTRAVARGRTNALVVSDMPFGSYQTSLDDARRNAARIVKEGGAEAVKLEGGKRAAEAIRAITDMDVPVMGHVGLTPQSVHRMGGYRVQGKTKDEAEEILEDAIAVEEAGAFSIVLEGVPTGLAKEITGRLGIPTIGIGAGPHCDGQVLVVNDMLGLTGQKVPRFVKRYADLRNLIFLAATEYIKDVVEERFPSKEHSY; encoded by the coding sequence ATGAAGAAGTACACGGCAGCGGAGATCATGAAGATGAAGAGGGACGGCAGGAAGATCCCCGTCCTTACGGCCTATGATTTCGCGACCGCAAGGATACTGGACGAGGCCGGGATACCGCTGCTACTGGTCGGCGACTCGGCCGGGATGGTAGAGGCGGGCTACGAGACCACCCTCCCGGTGACCGTTGAAGAGATAATCTATCATACGAGGGCTGTAGCGAGGGGCAGGACAAACGCCCTCGTCGTGAGCGACATGCCCTTCGGTTCCTACCAGACCTCGCTTGACGACGCCCGGAGGAACGCCGCCCGGATCGTAAAGGAAGGCGGGGCAGAGGCGGTAAAGCTCGAAGGCGGAAAGAGGGCGGCGGAAGCGATAAGGGCCATAACCGATATGGACGTGCCTGTAATGGGCCACGTGGGGCTTACGCCCCAGTCGGTCCACAGGATGGGCGGCTACAGGGTCCAGGGAAAGACAAAAGACGAGGCCGAGGAGATACTCGAGGACGCAATCGCCGTAGAGGAGGCGGGCGCCTTCTCGATAGTCCTCGAAGGCGTGCCCACGGGCCTTGCAAAGGAGATAACCGGAAGGCTCGGCATACCGACCATAGGCATCGGCGCGGGCCCGCACTGCGACGGGCAGGTGCTCGTGGTGAACGACATGCTCGGGCTTACGGGGCAGAAGGTCCCGAGATTTGTAAAGAGATACGCGGATTTAAGGAATCTCATCTTCCTTGCGGCCACCGAGTACATTAAGGACGTGGTGGAGGAGAGGTTTCCTTCAAAGGAGCATTCGTATTAG